The proteins below come from a single Geobacillus thermoleovorans genomic window:
- a CDS encoding LutB/LldF family L-lactate oxidation iron-sulfur protein produces the protein MPMKIENGPFWKRVEENLQNDFMRGAVAGMQDRGYVRRLGVIKELGHWEEWRSLAEQIRKHTLENLDYYLMQLSENVAKRGGHVFFARTAEEANDYIRRIALEKQAKKIVKSKSMVTEEINLNPVLESIGCDVVETDLGEYILQIDDHDPPSHIVGPALHKNKEQIRDVFRRKLGYTKSSDPVELARHARAMLRRDYLTADIGITGCNFAIAESGSITLVTNEGNADLVTALPKTQITVMGMERIVPTFEEMEVLVSMLTRSAVGQKLTSYITVLTGPRDEGDADGPEEFHLVIVDNGRSSILGTEFQPVLQCIRCAACVNVCPVYRHIGGHSYGSIYSGPIGAVLSPLLGGYDDYKELPYASSLCAACTEACPVKIPLHELLIKHRQIIVEREGKAPVAEKLAMKAFRLGTASPSLYRFGTKLAPSAFAPFAEDGRITKGPGPLKAWTESREFPAPSKERFRDWFRNRQKGGNPS, from the coding sequence ATGCCGATGAAAATCGAAAACGGGCCGTTTTGGAAACGGGTCGAGGAAAACTTGCAAAATGATTTTATGCGCGGGGCGGTCGCCGGCATGCAAGATCGCGGCTATGTGCGGCGGCTTGGCGTCATCAAAGAGCTCGGCCATTGGGAGGAGTGGCGCTCGCTCGCCGAACAAATCCGAAAGCATACGCTCGAAAACTTGGACTATTATTTAATGCAGCTTAGTGAAAACGTTGCCAAACGGGGCGGCCACGTCTTTTTCGCCCGGACGGCCGAAGAGGCGAACGACTACATCCGCCGCATCGCTTTGGAAAAACAAGCGAAAAAAATCGTTAAATCGAAATCAATGGTCACGGAAGAAATCAACTTAAACCCGGTGCTGGAATCCATCGGCTGTGACGTTGTCGAAACGGACCTTGGCGAATACATTTTGCAAATCGATGACCATGACCCGCCGTCGCATATCGTCGGCCCAGCGCTCCATAAAAACAAAGAGCAAATTCGCGACGTCTTCCGCCGCAAGCTCGGCTATACGAAGTCGTCCGATCCGGTTGAACTCGCCCGCCATGCCCGCGCAATGCTGCGGCGCGACTATTTGACAGCCGACATCGGCATTACCGGCTGCAACTTCGCCATCGCCGAATCGGGCTCGATTACGCTCGTTACGAACGAAGGCAACGCCGACTTGGTGACAGCGCTGCCGAAAACGCAAATTACCGTCATGGGGATGGAGCGGATCGTGCCGACGTTTGAGGAGATGGAAGTTCTCGTCAGCATGTTGACGCGCAGCGCCGTCGGACAAAAATTGACGAGCTACATCACCGTCCTCACCGGCCCGCGCGACGAAGGCGACGCTGACGGTCCGGAAGAGTTCCATCTCGTCATCGTCGACAACGGGCGTTCGTCGATTTTAGGCACGGAGTTTCAACCGGTGCTGCAATGCATCCGCTGCGCGGCCTGCGTCAACGTCTGCCCGGTATACCGCCACATCGGCGGCCATTCGTACGGCTCGATTTACTCCGGCCCAATCGGAGCGGTCTTGTCGCCGCTGTTGGGCGGTTACGACGACTACAAGGAGCTTCCGTACGCGTCCTCCCTTTGCGCCGCCTGTACGGAAGCGTGCCCGGTGAAAATCCCGCTTCACGAGCTGCTCATCAAGCATCGCCAAATCATCGTCGAGCGGGAAGGAAAAGCGCCGGTCGCAGAAAAATTGGCGATGAAGGCGTTTCGTCTCGGGACCGCCTCACCGTCATTGTACCGCTTCGGTACGAAGTTGGCACCAAGCGCCTTCGCCCCGTTTGCCGAAGACGGGCGCATCACAAAAGGCCCCGGCCCACTCAAAGCGTGGACGGAAAGCCGCGAATTTCCGGCGCCAAGCAAAGAGCGATTCCGCGATTGGTTTCGCAATCGCCAAAAAGGAGGGAATCCGTCATGA
- a CDS encoding (Fe-S)-binding protein, giving the protein MKVSLFITCLIDLFYTEVGKATVELLERLGCKVDFPEAQTCCGQPAYNSGYVKEAKEAMKQMMHAFADADYVVTPSGSCAAMLKEYPHIFHGDPEWEAEAKRLAAKTYELTQFLVDVLKVEDVGASLHGRATYHTSCHMTRLLGVKDAPLRLLEHVKGLELVPLPNAHQCCGFGGTFSVKMGPISEQMVDEKIGHIEEVEADYLIGADCGCLLNIGGRIERLGKPIRVMHIAEVLNARN; this is encoded by the coding sequence ATGAAAGTCTCGTTATTCATCACCTGCCTCATCGATCTCTTTTATACGGAGGTCGGCAAAGCGACCGTCGAACTGCTCGAACGGCTCGGCTGCAAGGTTGATTTTCCAGAGGCGCAAACGTGCTGCGGACAGCCGGCGTATAACAGCGGTTATGTCAAAGAGGCGAAAGAGGCAATGAAACAGATGATGCACGCGTTCGCCGATGCCGACTATGTCGTCACCCCATCCGGCTCATGCGCGGCGATGTTAAAGGAATATCCGCACATTTTCCACGGCGACCCGGAATGGGAAGCGGAGGCGAAACGGCTCGCAGCGAAAACGTACGAGCTGACCCAATTTCTCGTTGACGTCCTGAAAGTCGAAGATGTCGGCGCCTCGCTTCACGGGCGGGCGACGTACCATACGTCTTGCCATATGACCCGCCTTCTTGGCGTGAAAGACGCACCGCTCCGGCTGTTGGAACATGTCAAAGGGCTTGAGCTCGTTCCGCTGCCGAACGCCCACCAGTGCTGCGGATTTGGCGGCACATTTTCTGTCAAAATGGGGCCGATTTCCGAACAAATGGTCGATGAAAAGATCGGGCATATCGAAGAAGTGGAAGCCGACTATTTAATCGGCGCCGATTGCGGCTGTTTACTAAACATCGGCGGGCGCATCGAACGGCTCGGCAAGCCGATCCGCGTCATGCATATTGCCGAAGTGTTGAATGCGCGCAACTAA
- a CDS encoding FadR/GntR family transcriptional regulator codes for MAFKRIKTKKIYEEVAEAIFDMIKNGELKPGDKLDSVQQLAEQFQVGRAAIREALTALKAMGLIELKQGEGTYVREFDPTVMTFPLSIAVLMNKEDIWHLLEVRKLLEAGAASLAAAKRTDRDLDAMTEALRQMKEGIGSDELGEKADLAFHMAIAAASQNPMLVSIMNSVSGMIVETMRETRRIWLFSKQTTTEKLLAEHQAIFEAIRDQNPDAARARMLEHLTNVENVLRRYIRTQQPD; via the coding sequence TTGGCGTTTAAACGGATTAAAACAAAAAAAATTTACGAAGAAGTGGCCGAAGCCATTTTTGATATGATTAAAAACGGAGAGCTAAAACCTGGTGATAAACTCGATTCTGTTCAGCAGCTGGCCGAACAGTTTCAAGTCGGACGGGCCGCCATTCGCGAAGCGCTCACTGCGTTGAAAGCGATGGGGCTGATCGAGCTCAAACAAGGAGAAGGAACGTATGTGCGCGAGTTTGACCCGACAGTGATGACGTTTCCGCTATCCATTGCTGTCTTGATGAACAAGGAAGATATTTGGCATTTGCTTGAAGTGCGCAAGCTGCTTGAGGCAGGAGCGGCCTCGCTCGCTGCCGCCAAGCGGACAGACCGAGACCTCGATGCGATGACAGAAGCGCTTCGCCAAATGAAAGAAGGGATCGGCAGCGATGAGCTTGGCGAAAAAGCGGATTTGGCCTTCCATATGGCGATTGCGGCGGCGTCGCAAAATCCGATGCTTGTAAGCATTATGAACAGCGTTTCCGGCATGATCGTCGAAACGATGCGGGAGACGCGCCGCATATGGCTGTTTTCGAAACAAACGACAACCGAAAAGCTGCTTGCCGAACACCAAGCTATTTTTGAAGCCATTCGCGACCAAAATCCGGACGCCGCCCGGGCGCGCATGTTGGAACATTTGACCAATGTCGAAAACGTGCTGCGCCGCTACATTCGCACTCAACAACCTGACTGA
- a CDS encoding L-lactate permease, translating to MWKQDFTPIADQLWLSAIVALIPILYFFWALAVKRMKGHVAGLTTLLLAVVLAIIAYRMPAGKAVMSVTQGAVYGLLPIGWIIITSVFLYKLTVKTGHFDIIRNSVVSLTEDRRLQALLIAFSFGAFLEGAAGFGAPVAISAALLAGLGFNPLYAAGICLIANTAPVAFGAVGIPIISMEGPTGVPAMEISKMVGRQLPFLSVFIPFYLVLIMAGWKKTMEVLPAIIVSGVSFALTQYFTSNFLGPELPDILSSLVSIVALAVFLNYWKPKSTFRFATESEVAAAGQVARATQRGGEVFRAWSPFLVLTALISLWGIPQVKAALTGHYEGTNGLLKLVNAIGVHLTFMPPVPGLNNQILNPSGQPIAAVYKLELLGAAGTAILVAAVVTKFIIGISWKDWARTFVETLNELKFPIITIASVVGFAYIANSSGMSTTLGMALAKTGPLFPFFSPILGWLGVFITGSDTSSNLLFGNLQKVTATSIGMDPVLALAANSSGGVVGKMISPQSIAVACAAVGLTGKESDLFRFTIKHSVFLIILIGVLVYLQSTVLSWMIP from the coding sequence ATGTGGAAGCAAGATTTTACACCAATCGCCGACCAGCTTTGGTTATCGGCGATTGTCGCACTCATTCCGATTTTATATTTCTTTTGGGCGTTGGCCGTCAAGCGGATGAAAGGGCATGTTGCGGGGCTGACGACGTTGCTGCTTGCTGTTGTGTTGGCTATAATCGCTTACAGAATGCCGGCTGGAAAAGCGGTTATGTCAGTGACGCAAGGCGCGGTGTACGGATTGTTGCCGATCGGCTGGATCATCATCACCTCTGTCTTTTTATACAAGCTGACGGTGAAAACAGGCCACTTTGACATTATCCGCAATTCGGTTGTCTCGCTCACCGAAGACCGCCGGCTGCAAGCGTTGCTGATTGCCTTTTCGTTTGGCGCCTTTTTGGAAGGGGCAGCTGGGTTTGGCGCGCCAGTGGCGATTTCAGCGGCGCTTCTTGCGGGGTTGGGGTTCAACCCGCTGTATGCCGCGGGCATTTGCTTGATCGCCAACACAGCGCCAGTGGCATTCGGGGCGGTCGGGATTCCAATCATTTCGATGGAAGGACCGACTGGCGTGCCGGCGATGGAAATCTCAAAAATGGTTGGGCGGCAGTTGCCGTTTTTATCAGTGTTCATCCCGTTCTATCTCGTGCTCATTATGGCCGGGTGGAAAAAGACGATGGAAGTGTTGCCGGCCATTATCGTTTCCGGTGTTTCGTTTGCGCTGACGCAATATTTCACCTCGAACTTTTTAGGACCGGAGCTGCCGGACATTTTGTCCTCGCTCGTTTCGATCGTCGCGTTGGCTGTCTTTTTGAACTATTGGAAGCCAAAAAGCACATTCCGCTTTGCAACGGAGTCGGAAGTGGCGGCCGCTGGGCAAGTTGCTCGCGCGACGCAACGCGGCGGGGAAGTATTCCGCGCTTGGTCGCCGTTTCTCGTGCTGACGGCTTTGATCTCGCTGTGGGGCATCCCGCAAGTGAAGGCGGCGCTCACCGGCCATTATGAAGGGACAAACGGCTTGTTGAAGTTGGTCAACGCTATCGGCGTCCACTTGACGTTTATGCCGCCTGTGCCGGGGCTCAACAACCAAATTTTGAACCCAAGTGGCCAGCCGATCGCTGCGGTGTATAAGCTTGAGCTGCTCGGCGCGGCTGGGACGGCGATTTTGGTGGCGGCGGTCGTCACAAAGTTCATCATCGGCATCTCGTGGAAAGATTGGGCGCGTACGTTTGTGGAAACGCTTAACGAATTGAAATTCCCGATCATCACGATCGCTTCGGTTGTCGGCTTTGCCTATATCGCCAACTCGTCAGGCATGAGCACGACGCTTGGAATGGCGTTGGCCAAAACAGGCCCGTTGTTCCCGTTCTTCTCGCCGATTTTAGGATGGCTCGGCGTGTTTATCACCGGTTCCGACACGTCGTCGAACTTGTTGTTCGGCAACCTGCAAAAAGTGACGGCGACATCGATTGGCATGGATCCGGTGCTGGCGTTGGCGGCCAACTCATCAGGCGGCGTCGTCGGGAAAATGATTTCGCCGCAATCGATCGCTGTCGCCTGTGCGGCCGTCGGTTTGACCGGCAAAGAATCCGACTTGTTCCGCTTCACGATCAAACATAGCGTGTTCTTAATCATCTTGATTGGCGTTCTCGTTTACTTGCAATCGACGGTATTGTCGTGGATGATTCCATAA
- the glcD gene encoding glycolate oxidase subunit GlcD: MDVERVRPLIPNEAKKRLIQVVGAENYDDTKTGRLVYSYDATPQFQSLPDAVIAPRNTKEVAEIAKICNEYRIPIVPRGSGTNLCAGTCPVEGGIVLLFNHMNRILEIDEENLTATVQPGVVTLDLAKAVEEKGLFYPPDPGSMKISTIGGNISENSGGLRGLKYGVTRDYVLGLEVVLANGDVIRTGGKLAKDVAGYDLTRLFVGSEGTLGIVTEATLKLIPMPETKQTMLALYQDLEAAARSVSKIIANKIIPATLEFLDQPTLEVVEDFARIGLPTDVKAVLLIEQDGPKEVVERDMKKMADICRAEQAVSVQLARSEEEAEALRTARRAALSALARLKPTTILEDATVPRSEIAKMVKAINEIAEKYQLKICTFGHAGDGNLHPTCPTDARNREEMERVERAFEEIFAKAIELGGTITGEHGVGVMKAPYLEWKLGPAGIAAMKAVKQALDPNNIMNPGKVFAKSTRKRVVVTR, encoded by the coding sequence ATGGATGTGGAAAGGGTGAGACCATTGATTCCAAATGAAGCGAAAAAACGGTTGATTCAAGTCGTGGGAGCTGAAAACTACGATGACACGAAAACGGGGCGGCTCGTCTATTCGTATGATGCGACTCCGCAGTTTCAGTCGCTCCCCGATGCGGTCATTGCGCCGCGAAATACGAAAGAGGTCGCGGAAATTGCGAAAATTTGCAACGAGTATCGCATCCCGATCGTGCCGCGCGGGTCAGGAACGAACCTTTGCGCCGGCACGTGTCCGGTCGAAGGCGGGATCGTTCTCCTGTTTAACCATATGAACCGCATTTTGGAAATTGATGAGGAAAACTTAACCGCGACCGTTCAGCCAGGAGTGGTGACGCTTGATTTGGCGAAAGCCGTTGAAGAAAAAGGATTGTTTTATCCGCCGGATCCGGGGTCGATGAAAATTTCAACGATTGGCGGCAACATCAGCGAAAACTCAGGCGGCTTGCGCGGCCTGAAATACGGGGTGACACGCGACTATGTGCTCGGGTTGGAAGTCGTCTTGGCGAACGGCGATGTCATCCGCACCGGTGGCAAGCTGGCAAAAGATGTAGCTGGCTATGACTTAACCCGTCTGTTTGTCGGATCGGAAGGAACGCTTGGCATTGTCACCGAAGCGACGTTAAAACTTATTCCGATGCCAGAGACGAAGCAGACGATGCTCGCTCTTTATCAAGATTTGGAGGCGGCCGCCCGTTCGGTGTCGAAAATCATCGCCAACAAGATCATTCCAGCGACGCTCGAGTTTTTGGACCAGCCGACATTGGAAGTGGTCGAAGATTTCGCCCGCATCGGCTTGCCGACCGATGTGAAAGCCGTTTTGCTCATTGAGCAGGATGGGCCGAAGGAAGTGGTAGAGCGCGATATGAAAAAGATGGCCGATATTTGCCGGGCCGAGCAGGCGGTGTCCGTTCAACTCGCCCGTTCGGAGGAAGAAGCAGAGGCGCTGCGGACGGCGCGGAGGGCGGCGCTGTCGGCGTTGGCGCGCTTAAAGCCGACGACGATTTTAGAGGACGCAACCGTGCCGCGTTCGGAAATCGCCAAAATGGTCAAAGCAATCAATGAAATTGCCGAGAAGTACCAGTTGAAGATCTGTACGTTCGGCCATGCCGGCGATGGCAACTTGCACCCGACCTGTCCGACCGACGCCCGCAATCGTGAAGAAATGGAGCGGGTGGAACGAGCGTTTGAAGAAATTTTCGCCAAAGCGATTGAATTGGGTGGCACGATTACCGGCGAACACGGCGTCGGGGTGATGAAAGCGCCGTATTTGGAATGGAAGCTCGGTCCGGCCGGCATCGCTGCCATGAAAGCGGTCAAGCAGGCGCTCGACCCGAACAATATTATGAATCCGGGCAAAGTGTTCGCCAAAAGCACGAGAAAACGGGTGGTGGTGACACGATGA
- a CDS encoding (Fe-S)-binding protein, whose protein sequence is MTTKIERALIQKAFQERMDEDELMNCMRCGFCLPSCPTYIESGQQEAQSPRGRIALMKAVVDGLIEPDEEVERALNLCLGCRACESVCPSGVRYGHLLEEARDIIAQHKKMPLPVRLIRKLVFAGLFPHQGRMRKATALLGWYQRSGLRTLARKTGLLRLLPASFRQMERVLPDVPTAKEMKNRPHRLNPDGTVKKRVAFFAGCLMDTMFMETNDATLRLLQLAGCEVIIPPSQGCCGALHGHGGEKEMAKELAKRNISAFEQLDVDCIVTNAGGCGAFLLEYDHLLKDDPEWRDRAEAFAAKIKDISEVLVELGFHQLPLRVAPQTITYQDSCHLRNVMKTAAAPRRLLRAIDGVEFREMNDADRCCGSAGIYNLVEPEMSMQILDHKMEMAKQTKATTIVTANPGCLLQMKLGIERAGLSGSVRAVHIVDLLLEAAEGAQATQGEERIRQTS, encoded by the coding sequence ATGACAACGAAGATAGAACGAGCGCTCATTCAGAAAGCGTTTCAAGAACGGATGGATGAGGATGAACTGATGAACTGTATGCGCTGTGGCTTTTGCCTGCCATCATGTCCGACGTACATCGAATCGGGGCAGCAAGAAGCCCAGTCGCCGCGCGGACGGATTGCCTTAATGAAGGCGGTCGTCGATGGACTGATTGAGCCGGACGAAGAGGTGGAGCGGGCGCTCAACTTATGTTTAGGCTGCCGGGCATGCGAGTCGGTCTGTCCGTCCGGGGTCCGCTACGGCCATCTGCTGGAAGAGGCGCGCGACATTATCGCCCAGCATAAAAAAATGCCGCTTCCGGTTCGCCTCATCCGTAAGCTTGTGTTTGCCGGACTGTTTCCGCATCAAGGACGGATGCGGAAGGCGACGGCGCTTCTCGGTTGGTATCAGCGCTCCGGCTTGCGGACGCTTGCCCGCAAAACGGGGCTGCTTCGCCTGCTTCCGGCCTCGTTCCGGCAAATGGAGCGCGTGCTGCCGGACGTGCCGACGGCAAAAGAGATGAAAAACCGGCCGCATCGTTTGAATCCGGACGGTACGGTGAAAAAACGGGTCGCCTTTTTCGCTGGCTGTTTGATGGATACGATGTTTATGGAAACAAACGATGCGACGCTGCGTCTATTGCAGCTCGCCGGCTGCGAAGTCATCATCCCGCCGTCCCAAGGGTGCTGCGGGGCGCTGCACGGCCATGGCGGGGAAAAAGAGATGGCGAAAGAGTTGGCCAAGCGAAACATTTCCGCTTTTGAGCAGCTTGATGTCGACTGCATTGTGACGAACGCCGGCGGCTGCGGTGCGTTTTTGCTTGAATATGACCACCTGTTAAAGGATGATCCCGAATGGCGCGACCGGGCGGAGGCGTTTGCGGCGAAAATCAAAGACATTTCTGAAGTGTTGGTTGAACTCGGGTTTCACCAACTACCGCTTCGCGTGGCGCCGCAAACGATCACCTACCAAGATTCGTGCCATTTGCGCAACGTCATGAAAACGGCGGCCGCCCCGCGCCGTTTGTTGCGGGCGATTGACGGCGTCGAGTTCCGCGAGATGAACGATGCTGACCGCTGCTGCGGATCGGCCGGCATTTACAACCTTGTGGAACCGGAGATGTCAATGCAAATTTTAGACCACAAAATGGAAATGGCGAAACAAACGAAAGCGACGACGATCGTCACCGCCAACCCGGGGTGTTTGCTACAAATGAAGCTTGGCATTGAACGGGCCGGGCTGTCAGGAAGCGTCCGCGCCGTCCATATTGTGGATTTGCTGCTTGAGGCCGCCGAGGGAGCACAAGCAACGCAAGGGGAGGAGCGCATTCGGCAGACGTCCTAA
- the mreBH gene encoding rod-share determining protein MreBH — MFASSELGIDLGTMNVRLFSQTKGIVFDEPAAVAYNRHTGKLMAIGQQAKQMIGKAPAHIEVTYPLQNGVIADFERAKMLLQQVFKQVGNPLGLAFKKPSVVMSVPFHATSVERRSFYEIAQHCGAKHIHFIEEPVAAAIGADLPVSEPVANVVVHLGAGKTEAAIISLGGVVACRSLHIGGNRLDEDIIQYVRQRYNLLIGEQTAEQVKLAIGSAPGTIVDQSVTIHGRDFVTGFLKAVSLDPTEVQTALKESLWQIAEAVRAVLEECPAELSGDIIDRGIVLTGGGALLHGIEQWLSTELHVPVHVAPNPAEAVAIGTGKALQAMPKRLDAAL; from the coding sequence TTGTTCGCTTCTTCAGAGCTAGGCATCGATTTAGGCACAATGAACGTTCGGCTGTTCAGCCAAACAAAAGGGATTGTGTTTGACGAACCGGCTGCGGTCGCCTACAACCGCCATACAGGCAAGCTGATGGCGATCGGCCAACAAGCAAAGCAGATGATCGGCAAAGCCCCGGCCCACATCGAAGTCACCTACCCGCTGCAAAACGGCGTTATTGCCGATTTTGAGCGCGCCAAAATGCTGTTGCAGCAAGTATTCAAGCAAGTCGGTAACCCGCTCGGCCTCGCCTTCAAAAAGCCGAGCGTCGTGATGAGCGTTCCGTTTCACGCCACCTCGGTCGAACGCCGCTCGTTTTATGAAATCGCCCAACATTGCGGGGCGAAGCACATCCATTTTATTGAAGAGCCGGTCGCTGCCGCCATCGGCGCAGACTTGCCGGTCAGCGAGCCGGTCGCCAACGTCGTCGTTCATCTTGGAGCCGGCAAAACGGAAGCGGCGATCATCTCGTTGGGCGGCGTCGTCGCCTGCCGTTCGCTCCACATCGGCGGCAATCGGCTCGATGAAGATATCATTCAATATGTTCGCCAGCGCTACAATTTGCTAATCGGCGAACAGACAGCCGAGCAGGTCAAACTCGCGATCGGCAGCGCCCCAGGAACGATCGTGGATCAGTCGGTAACGATCCATGGCCGCGATTTTGTCACCGGCTTCCTCAAAGCGGTTTCCTTGGACCCAACCGAAGTGCAAACCGCCCTCAAAGAATCGCTTTGGCAAATTGCCGAAGCCGTTCGCGCTGTTCTTGAAGAATGCCCGGCCGAACTGAGCGGCGACATCATCGACCGCGGCATCGTGCTCACCGGCGGAGGCGCCTTGCTGCATGGCATCGAGCAATGGCTGAGCACGGAACTGCACGTGCCGGTGCATGTCGCGCCCAATCCGGCTGAAGCGGTCGCCATCGGCACGGGGAAGGCGCTCCAGGCGATGCCAAAGCGCCTCGATGCAGCGCTGTAG
- a CDS encoding C40 family peptidase produces the protein MKKWYSLLFVSMIVLFSSFFVSTSNSDAAANKARLIIEAKKLIGTPYRYGGTTPKGFDCSGFVYYTHKKVGVTLPRTSREMYKKGTYVNKSQLQPGDLVFFDTSKQTKGVSHVAIYIGNNQVIHAVSRGVKIDSLNSSYWKTKYIGAKRL, from the coding sequence ATGAAAAAATGGTATTCTCTCCTGTTCGTATCCATGATCGTTCTATTTTCCTCCTTCTTTGTAAGCACTTCCAATTCAGATGCAGCCGCCAACAAAGCACGGCTCATCATCGAAGCGAAAAAGCTGATCGGCACTCCTTACCGATATGGCGGGACGACGCCAAAAGGATTTGACTGCTCAGGATTTGTCTACTATACCCATAAAAAAGTTGGCGTCACCTTGCCTCGCACCTCTCGAGAAATGTACAAAAAAGGTACATACGTAAATAAGTCCCAATTACAGCCAGGGGATTTAGTGTTTTTCGACACTTCCAAACAGACGAAAGGCGTCTCCCACGTGGCTATTTACATCGGCAACAATCAAGTCATCCATGCCGTTTCCCGTGGCGTGAAAATCGACAGTTTAAACAGCAGCTACTGGAAAACGAAGTATATCGGAGCCAAACGGCTGTAA